cgcagtcgctgtttccttgctgcgaatttgcactggcttcgcactgatcagtgcgcagtgatttcagtgcgaagacgccgtttccatgattcggagatggcgcaactccgaagcactgcgcataatggaaacatagtgattgtatCTGGCATGATAATAACAATTGCTGGAACAGATCGTGATTGGATTTGGCAAAAAGTTCTAAGAGCAAATCAGAAATATTAGTACTGGCATCACACATGGTAATACAACACTTGCCTATACATGATTCATCGTTGTATTACATATGGTATGGTGCTACATCTTGGTAATCTTGCTGCTGGACgtgattttaaaaaatgttttgataccaaCAAATCAGACAGCAAAATGGGATAACTCCGAGCTCATCGAGCATTGAACACACACCACAAATACCCTGACATTTTATGAACATTAGCGCTTCCTCTAAAATAGCAGCTCTTTCAGCCCATCATTGAAATAGCGATTTTATTTGTTAATCGTATTCaatgatttatacaacattgtgtatatgtataatgataaatttactaaaaaagaCAGTAGTTTGCGGAGTTTTCAGCAATAACAACTtttttcaaagttgaaaattgAAAGAGAGctctaaatattttaaaactacgAATAATAGTTTTATACAGTTTCTACTCATTTTAAGGCAGAATACATGAAAAGATTGGGTCGAACAGCACAACTGAACCTTGCTAATTGATACAGTTGTAGAGGAAGATCATACACACCTGCTCTGTAATGAGTATCTCACACTCAGTGTCAACTATGAGCTCCACGGGGAAGCTAATTGCACACTCACACTGTGACAACGTCAACAATAGTTCTCTGTCATAGACTTGCACTGGAAAATATTCAGTAAATTAACAATAAtaggtgaaataaaattttaatttaaaccaAACCTTTTAAAGTGATTGATATTGAATCAATTAAAACAGGTAGTTCCACTGTTCATCTTTGGCAACGATAAAGTTCAGATGTCAAACATATAATACAGATGATAAACCGTTGAAAATTTCAATGATGATATACACCAGTTATCATCAGTTTACACAGTTATATAAACACAGTTAGGTTTTGGCACAATACAAACTCAAGAATAAATTCTTAAATCATTGCTATATGCTTCTATTAGTAATGATTTGACATCCCTCCAGCAGGGATTTGACATAGTTCGAGCAGCTGTGCAAGGGTAAAGCTGCAATGATCAGTAATAGAAATCATTCCAAGAAGCAAACGACCTCGAattttacatctacatgtatatatatatttctcaaagttcgtGTGTTGGAAATCCGTGtattggaaatccggctatggatcttaaaatcttggagtaaatattccgtaccgaagagGGTTCGATCTCAGACCGCATCATTCACCAGTCTTACGCCTAGCCCACTAGACTATGGAAGTTGAATTGCTAGCATGCCAacataagtcattatatcagagcaatacctaaccGCATTACGTATgctatgacgcgggtcatagcataacgtcacgagaagctgttcgctcacattattaaactggctaatagcaaaactctcactacttctcattgtttataagacagaaaacttttctcatgatgtatagtttgaaagttagaatggcaaatgttgtaatatgttaaatacaaatcaattttctgtccaaatactcttctattacacggcaacgctgggtggcacagctagtctacatatatttatactcCGAGGTGACTAATTGATATGCATTGGATCCCTTGTAAAATTCTAATAGTTAATTAATAGATTGTCATTTGAGATGATAGCTATGCCAGTGTTTCAACGTTTATGTTTCTCACATAAGGATTTGCAAGCTTTTACCACTTTAAACAGCGTATGGAATGCAAATCTCAAGAAAAACAGCGCAACAAGCCTGAAGTCTTACCAAAAGCTGTAAGGATTTTTTCTTCCATCTCCATATCGGATCGGTGTGACGGTTCTTCTTCATTTGGCCAGCTAGCTTCCGCTTCGGGCATACCATTGATCTCTACACTAGAAATGCGTTCAGGTGGTATTACAGCTCCTGAGAAAAGGTTGGCCACAGCTGTGCAGCAAACTTCTTTATTTCCTTCCTCTAAATGGGAACTACCTTCAGGAACATAGGGTTGTTCAACTTGTGAAACGAATTGGCAAGAGCTGGAAGAAAGTTGTTGCATAAAACTTGGCAGTGAGCATGTATTTCTATTTGTAAGAGAAGAGCTCTCCAAGTGACTTGAGCTGTAAACATCAACACTTTCAGGTTTTCTAGCCCTGCCATGTTCGCTTGCATCAGGACACATTCGGAATACTTTGGATGATGCCTTGAAATCCTCTAGAATAATTATATCAGGAGATGAGCTGTCACTCTGAGAATTGCTTTCAGTCACTGAGCTTTTGTCACTCCGGACTTCTTCACAGCTTTCTGTTAAGCTAGCCTGAGAGGGCTGAGCCCGCATACGAGTCTGGCTGTGAATTGCAGTGATCTAAAACAATGGACGCTGTCAATAAAAACAGCATTTTTTACAACAGTAAAGCTGGAAGTACATTAGCCGTTGCTCCCCACCAATGCCGGTACCGATGTGCCGGTACCGATACCGATGTGCCGGTACCGATGTGCCGGTACCGATGTGTTTAGAGTGATTGCTATGATATCAGTACAATAGCAAGGGTGCATTTGTACAGGGAGTCCTTAGATTACGACGGTCCCGATTTACGCTGTTTCGAGGTTACGAATGATATAAACGTCGATTCGTCTAACGTCATTTGGGTCGCAAGCAATGTAAACAACTGCAAAAAACTTCCTCCCTCAGCGGATGAATATGCTTTGCTGTGATTGCGTTAAGTTTCAGTCAAGTAACTCAGTTTTGGTAATACGCCATTTTGGTTATCTACACCGGTTCTCTCTCCCTCACATTTGATTGTTTTTTCTTTTCGACCTTCGTTATGGCTATACTACTCCAGCTTCTCCATaatcttattaaaatttactatAAGTCATGTGGTGAGAAATTGTTTTCTTTTCTCTAACGAGGTACTTTTTCATATTATTTGCTACATTTATTAGACCACAGTACAAATAgagtaatttatttataatattccaACTTACACTAAAATTTAGGTTACACCACTTCATAAAAACAGATGAACGTTGTAAAATGAAGACCCCTGTATTTGAATTGCTGCATCTCATTGGTTTATTCTGTTAGCAATAAGTGAACTTTTGCATTTTACCGAATGTGCTAAGATCACAATGATTTACATGAAAAAAGGATAATAGTTCAAAGTGGCTTTAAACACTTAACTTCAAAGGCAAATAAACAAGGAACACAGGCTTAATTGAAGATTAGTTTGTATAAAGCATAATGATGAAATCATTGCGACAATGCTTTTAAATATTAGCACACGTAGTGTGTCCTTAGCACAGACTTCTTGAGCTATAGCACGCTActcaaatacaattttaaattttactcaCAGCTTTCGAGAACAAGGATGTTTTTGTTGGTTTCTTCTGATCCTTTAGCAATGATGTACCTGAAAAATAAGATTACATTACCGCAAATTTCTGGTATGCAATGTAAAATTTGAGAAACCATTTGTTTCAAGATGCGAAGTAGTTTCCAATGCATAATGTCCACACTTTCTTAAAACATTACAGTTTTGTAAATCTGTACACATGTACTCACTTCTCTTCAAGAGAGTATGGTTCTCCTTTACTTGAATAATGCTAAACAGTGCTAGTTGCCTTATCTTTTTAGTTTCAAATTCATTGATTccaaagaagataactccaagtggCAACATTGGCGGTAAAAGGAGGAAAACAATACTTTTCTCAGAAtgaatacaaaattaaaaatatgacCAAATActtaaattaattctttaaaaaatctCCCAAGCCACCTAGTGGTAATCATGAGAAAGAGGGTAAACATGACACGAAAAAAAGAAAGCCTGAAGCAACTAAAGTGGAAAGGTTGACAGTGATGTTTAGAGAACAAAATGGAACAAAAACACCAACTATAAAAATGCAGTTATTTAAATAATCAAAGGTTAATCAAAGTTCAATAGTATAAACTAGACTAGCTCCATATCTCGATTGAAACCTCGACCTACTGACCGGTTGTCTCTTGTATTGTGTAAGTTACATTTACACAATACACATTTATCTTTCTTCAACTTGAAGTGACAATAAAAGCCTTTTTAATTAATCATAAATTAATTTgcatagtttttaaaatataattaagttTTTTACAGTTTAAACAATGCACTTGTCTGAGCGAAATATTTAAGAACCTGAAATCTTCATCAGTAAGTTTATGGCTGTAGACTGAATTAAACacaataaaatgtatttttataagaatGTTTGCTTCAGATACAATTGTTCTGACATAAGAAGCAAATGTTAGAATGAGTTAACTTCATATATCGAGGTTTTACTGTGCTGGACTACTTGCTCAAATTACTATATAGGCCTACTCAATAATAGTCAATTTCTTTGAAAGTCATGCCAAGCTATGCCCTTGTCCCATACATGGGAGGTCCCAGACAATGATTGATAAACCTAGAATCATCAGATACAGATTAAAAAGATATCTATTGTCTAGCTGTGAAAACGAAGAATCCTTTTCAAATCATTGCACTTGATTTTACAAAactacagtaggcgctcctacaacgtaaataatctgttccaggaacgtttacgttatagggaatttacgttatacaaacagtaaaatacatttaaattgcctaatctgttccaagatctttccaaactcacccttttggcCATGCAagaaggaaaaacttgactctTTCAATTTGTGggttgtaccgtaactgcagtatttttggtttgcatcgacaacttttctccttattatgatcaatctcactggttttttAGACCGTGATCGGggtaattttaaaacaatttaatagGGACTACAAACTTTCGACGCTTTTTGCAACGATccgcttattttttctaaacagcaaagtctattctgcaaagtaaaactaataacaaatattttgtacgtctacTAACAGTaagacaaaacaacaaaatctttttactacaaaaagcagttctacctgttcgtcgtctcTCTGtattcaggggtcaaggttaagataaaagataacttccgacgatactccaactcgcgacattcagattggtggaccgacactgtaacacctgcaccaatcgatcacctttgtatttatgaacaattgcgtaGCTATCCTATTCTCCTGTTTGTTGACGCATTTAACTATCtattacgacgaactagaatgtcgtgAAAGTTATATACAAGTTATATATAACGATATACGCACAGCGCTTTTTCTTTGGAAAGCAGAAGGACCAGACGACGTATGTTTGAGAAAACAGACTTAACACTCACAGATGCGCTCAACATATGCAGGACTCATGAAGCAGCAAGTCGAGAGCTTAAAGCATTGGATGCCGGAAACAGAGATGATGAAGAGCTCCGCTATGCCAAAGCAAATAAACGCGATGCTAAGTACAAACCTTCACCAAGCGTTGGGGCAGCGAAATGTTCCCGGTGTGGCAGCCCACACGCTCCTAGGAGTTGTCCGGCCTATGGAAAAGAGTGTCATCTTTGTGGAAAAATGAATCACATTGCCAAGTTGTGTTCGTCCAAGAAACAAAGTCGAGGCAACGATTCAAGAAAGTTCCACAAGAAAGAAGAAGCCCACCAGACGACTGAGTGGAATTATTCACCTGATTCGGATGAACATAGTAACAGCATCAGCGTCTCCAAGAAGGATAGAAAGCTGCTGTCAGTTTTGAACATTAAAGCAGGAGATGTCGCGagaaactaacattcaaattgaTTTGAAAACTCGCCTGACTTGATTGATCCTTTAcactatatggaattttttacgtagtaggaagcaaaaacttcacagaAGTTTTTACGTTATCCGGAATtcacgttataggagcgtctactgtacctctaattttctaatttattctATCTAATAAGcgagttttattttttaaacgtGTTGCAGATGATCGTACAACAAAAGCTTGATAGTACCCTTCTAGTAACAATCTTCCAAAGATTAGAAAGAATAAACTAGTCAAAGTTCATTGAGTCGTTCTGCCTAGCAGTAGGTTGAAGCTGAATACAAATACTTCTAAAAAATATGGTGGCTTCAGAGATTTAACTTAAACAAGCGATACATTACAATGTAACCGTAAGTCAGCAAAACACTACATCACTGATTGAGTCTCAACCATAATGATATTCGGAGCCAAGACCTACAGTACAAGATGAAATATGAATAACTCTTGCAGTAATTTACCAGTAGGTTTGCTGTCTTCAACAATAATACCATCTTTCTGCGACACATCATTTGGAGAGATGGTGTTGAACTCTTTCTGTATTGAAGCCCCAGGAAGATTTGTGCTCTTGAAAATTGTGTAGGATATTGATAACACATGTTCGCTTTTTATGAAAGTTAAAACACAACATATTAGTTCTTGCACATTACAACATTAAATTTTCTCATAATTTTGTTATTAGCAAAAACAGTCAGGTATATATGTGTATCGGGTAACAGGTGATATAATCTAATGTCTTATGGTTATACATGAACTTGTACAGTATGTACTGTGATACAATATAATGTCTTATGGTTATACATGAACTTGTACAGTACTGTGATACAATATAACGTCTTATGGTTATACATGAACTTGTACAGTATGTACTGTGATACAATATAACGTCTTATGGTTATACATGAACTTGTACAGTATGTACTGTGATACAATATAACGTCTTATGGTTATACATGAACTTGTACAGTATGTACTGTGATACAATATAATGTCTTATGGTTATACATGAACTTGTACAGTATGTACTGTGATACAATATAATGTCTTATGGTTATGCATGAACTTGTACAGTACTGTGATACAATATAATGTCTTATGGTAGTATCTGATTATTGGTATCGGTATACATTAAACACCCATCTGATTATTGGTATTGGTATACATTAAACACCCATCTGATTATTGGTATCGGTATACATTAAACACCCATCTGATTATTGGTATCGGTATACATTAAACACCCATCTGATTATTGGTATCGGTATACATTAAACACCCATCTGATTATTGGTATCGGTATACATTAAACACCCATCTGATTATTGGTATCGGTATACATTAAACACCCATCTGATTATTGGTATCGGTATACATTAAACACCCATCTGATTATTGGTATCGGTATACATTAAACACCCATCTGATTATTGGTATTGGTATACATTAAACACCCATCTGATTATTGGTATTGGTATACATTAAACACCCATCTGATTATTGGTATTGGTATACATTAAACACCCACCTGATTATTGGTATTTGTATACATTAAATACCCATCTGATTATTGGTATTGGTATACATTAAACACCCATCTGATTATTGGTATTTGTATACATTAAACACCCATCTGATTATTGGTATTGGTATACATTAAACACCCATCTGATTATTGGTATCGGTATACATTAAACACCCACCTGATTATTGGTATCGGTATACATTAAACACCCATCTGATTATTGGTATTGGTATACATTAAACACCCATCTGATTATTGGTATCGGTATACATTAAACACCCATCTGATTATTGGTATCGGTATACATTAAACACCCATCTGATTATTGGTATCGGTATACATTAAACACCCATCTGATTATTGGTATCGGTATACATTAAACACCCATCTGATTATTGGTATCGGTATACATTAAACACCCATCTGATTATTGGTATTGGTATACATTAAACACCCATCTGATTATTGGTATTGGTATACATTAAAGACAACTGCCCTCTATGCACAAGCACATGCATTGTTGTCATAAAAACAGTGTAGCGATTTGCGTTGAAAATTTATGCACATGCACCGGGCTATCtgtatgaaaatgaaaaaattccTGCCAGGCTTCGTGCTAGTATTCAACTAACTTctaataaacaaaaacatgcgcaaaaacaatatatttcatACTTTACTAGCCTGTCATTAAAAAAGCAATGAGCTTAATCTATGCATGTACGCAGTGAGgtcaatattttaatattcaCAGTTTACCCAAGGAACTGTTTTTAATGCAGGAATGCGTACGTGAGCTTCCGTTTTCACTCTTGAACGCTAGAGCTCGAGTATAGATTATGACAGTGTGTACCATAGAAATTACCTTATCGATAGTTGATAGAGATACAATAGATTCTGTGTGTAGGGAGCTGTTAGTCTCTGTCCTGATTTTTTGCCGACCTTCCGGTGAATGAAAATGAGCATTGAGAACGTCATAGACCTGACCAACAAGTCCACTAGATTTTTTGCCTACAATTAGATAAATTTGAAATCAAGATTAAATAAAGCAAAAGGGTAGTGTCATGGAAAAGAAAAAGATacgaatatacatgtacatagattgTTTATTTCAGAAATGCATAATTTGAATTCAgttaaaaaatgagaaaaataaaacatttgcaCTGATTTTAGTCTTGCAAGATTCTTGCCAACTAGTTAAACCAAGTGGCCCAACAAAAACTTGCCTGCTCAGAGCAAGCGATGCCTTTGACACCAAAGAGTTCAAGCACTCTATGCATTCCTATAGTTGACACATATTTTTGTTGTCATGACTTTTCTCtttgaaaaccaataataaattGTAAAGACTTATATATAGAGAAGCTATCACTTTGCCAttgctaaaggctggttcacactgtatcgccGTAAGTCGGGGTTGCCCTTTCGTTAATTACTTATTGACTCTGTGTACTGTAAATTGATAACATCGCTAAGGCATCTCATGTCAGAAAACACCATAGCTATCAAACTTCCCGATATTTTGTTGAGCATCCACGATAGTCTATGAATTGTGCACCACTTCAGcaatggtgattggctgtcgtGAATTGTTTAATCTATATTCTATTTAATGAAAGTTGCTGTGGGAgaagtatttcatcatttcagcGACAGCATCGTGTAATGAAAACGCTAGGTCGCAAGCTGTTTGTCGACAGAAGCCCGGATAAGTTTGTGTCAGCatgaacaatgttatcacagaCAATTACTGATGTATTGTGGGATTAACACAGACATCTGTGATGTAACGGTAAACCAGCCTTAACATTTTAGTTTAACTTTAAGAAACATTTTACTAGTAACTAGTTCTTATTGAAAACTAACTCAAATGACTAGAATTACAGTAGATGAACAAGAACTAAACTCGTTCTgtcctttaaaggttgacttgcaacaaaattcacattacagttatttggtatcataagattcaccatgccttattCTGTggtgttgtaggcgcaaaatatgtggaaatgtgattacaagctcttaaaagctcaaaaatgaacagttaatcgcagccacatgagaccgccgtagtttggattctttttccaaaacggctcaaacgggacgtagttgtacaagatggcttctgtttacactttcatgcaacctcattcgtcgaaatattttcacaaatatacttcatgcatctattttatcgtcattataatgctgtcacttttagcactgatatcttataacttaccgtaaaaatttgttttatcttttaacctttgctcaaaggagtacatatcattgtttgataatcatgacgagcctgttggtcctgtgataatcgaaaagtactgcagaaattatttgcgaagtattgggtcacatgatcggaTTACGACTAGaggattagatcaagccgaaacaaaactgtaaagtagcgagcatctacagtatatttgatacagggtctttggtaaaacctgaagtgtttgtcataaactagtgctacgataagttttatattgagctttttattggcctttcaattcacgtgagaacat
Above is a window of Watersipora subatra chromosome 3, tzWatSuba1.1, whole genome shotgun sequence DNA encoding:
- the LOC137390666 gene encoding uncharacterized protein, translated to MMESSVRPSGTAESENPVALTRSCLSECRQVSQAEHKKFYYKGEHVILTTKAGCLALLENAVEYLQNNFNGLPIIQTYQSVGDSKRPQHKTVIFDEDKIIVTGKKSSGLVGQVYDVLNAHFHSPEGRQKIRTETNSSLHTESIVSLSTIDKSTNLPGASIQKEFNTISPNDVSQKDGIIVEDSKPTGTSLLKDQKKPTKTSLFSKAITAIHSQTRMRAQPSQASLTESCEEVRSDKSSVTESNSQSDSSSPDIIILEDFKASSKVFRMCPDASEHGRARKPESVDVYSSSHLESSSLTNRNTCSLPSFMQQLSSSSCQFVSQVEQPYVPEGSSHLEEGNKEVCCTAVANLFSGAVIPPERISSVEINGMPEAEASWPNEEEPSHRSDMEMEEKILTAFVQVYDRELLLTLSQCECAISFPVELIVDTECEILITEQAKDELFDIFQHRLPRIELAMFNPYNSVLYNSSALRRPIVETLERRSASTSDPRSWGDSSLHKRTRNFQSVPAADVLYSESAYNCMDAIPDHASYCPELDEVFKNNAKVVPGVAFTRRPKESQDSQYVQELLSYYEPQSN